A genomic region of Pontibaca methylaminivorans contains the following coding sequences:
- a CDS encoding MerR family transcriptional regulator produces MNDTNSAVNKSVVLSPVCAYGEHTTLLDDLLMTRPPEGHGRYRPMTVGEIARIADVPRETLRTWLRSEAFDTLRQAKREGGWRRFTDFEAITIGVYARLLKCDLGHDAAEAGMLISAKMLMDEWANVEGVPYFSDTTFMSDRFLFFWRNEEGQWRAKIEIMGEAFNAEMNERINDTYADVSAFSVINLGVILRQTFLSLLEVQVEKETGE; encoded by the coding sequence TTGAACGATACGAACTCAGCCGTCAATAAAAGTGTTGTGCTCTCACCTGTTTGTGCATATGGTGAGCACACAACACTTTTGGATGACCTACTGATGACCCGACCGCCGGAAGGACATGGCCGCTACAGACCGATGACGGTCGGTGAGATCGCTCGCATAGCCGATGTGCCGCGGGAGACTCTGCGGACCTGGCTACGGTCCGAAGCCTTCGACACCCTGCGACAAGCCAAGCGGGAAGGCGGCTGGCGGCGCTTTACTGACTTCGAGGCGATCACCATCGGCGTCTATGCGCGCTTGCTGAAATGCGACTTGGGCCACGACGCCGCAGAAGCCGGGATGCTTATCTCAGCCAAAATGCTGATGGATGAATGGGCCAACGTGGAGGGAGTTCCCTATTTCTCCGACACAACATTCATGTCGGATCGCTTTCTCTTCTTTTGGCGCAACGAGGAGGGGCAATGGCGAGCCAAGATTGAGATAATGGGGGAGGCGTTCAATGCTGAGATGAACGAGCGTATTAACGACACCTATGCAGATGTCTCCGCTTTTTCCGTGATCAACCTTGGCGTTATTCTCAGACAGACGTTCTTGTCGCTTCTCGAAGTGCAGGTGGAAAAGGAGACGGGCGAATGA
- a CDS encoding phage head-tail joining protein — protein MALGTEDMVELRDELIRARARGVRVTMYEGRRVEYANDAEMAAAIADLERRIRSASTPRPATVMFSSSKGL, from the coding sequence ATGGCACTGGGGACCGAGGATATGGTGGAGCTGCGCGACGAGCTTATCCGGGCTCGCGCGCGCGGCGTCCGCGTTACGATGTATGAAGGCAGGCGCGTTGAATACGCGAACGACGCTGAAATGGCAGCGGCTATCGCAGACCTCGAACGCCGCATTCGCAGCGCCTCGACCCCGCGCCCCGCCACCGTGATGTTTTCAAGCTCGAAGGGGCTATGA
- a CDS encoding prohead protease/major capsid protein fusion protein, giving the protein MTIHLRAVTPHPATLDPQARTIEAIVSTGAETARPGYIERLDLRGADLSRLIGGPVLDAHRASSTRDQLGVIDAAEVRREGLWVRIRFRSNEAAQAVLADIGDGTLRGLSIGYSVAEWKEARDGDRRIRTATRWTPLEVSIVPVPADPGAHFRHGGNQMDTQEQTAERPAETARQTRAQANAEIRTIAETAGLSRAWADEQIDADATPEDARAAAFEAMRTRSVQATTRTTRAEIAFDHTDPTVTAARAGEALYARAHPGHTLSDAARPFAYMTTVDLARDCLRRVGVSMTGAATETLITRALHTTSDFPLILGDAVGRELRRAYQAAPSGIRQLARQGTIRDFRPKRSIMFDEAPELEKVLEGGEFQHGTMDESAELYSLETFGKIFGISRQALVNDDLGAFTTIPGRLGTAASAFEAMQLAAKIAANPLMSDGVAVFAAAGHDNQKAATSTGEGVTVLDAIKADLSAARLAMRKQTGLSGMLIDVTPRFVLVPPDLETTMEQALSEVQATNTDETNPFSALSLVVEPRLTSDSQWYVVADPDLIDGLEYSYLEGAPGPQIETKVGFEVDGVQMKVRLDFGCGWLDHRGWFRVG; this is encoded by the coding sequence ATGACCATTCACCTGCGCGCGGTGACGCCGCATCCAGCAACGCTGGACCCGCAGGCCCGCACCATCGAGGCGATTGTCTCGACCGGCGCCGAGACTGCCCGGCCCGGCTATATCGAGCGGCTGGACCTGCGCGGCGCCGACCTCTCGCGCCTGATCGGCGGGCCGGTGCTCGATGCGCACCGAGCAAGCTCGACGCGCGATCAACTCGGAGTGATTGACGCCGCCGAGGTACGCCGGGAAGGGCTTTGGGTCCGCATCCGGTTTCGCAGCAACGAGGCTGCGCAGGCGGTACTGGCCGATATCGGCGACGGCACGCTGCGCGGCTTGAGCATCGGCTACAGCGTGGCCGAGTGGAAAGAGGCGCGTGACGGCGACCGCCGCATCCGCACCGCAACCCGGTGGACGCCGCTTGAGGTTTCCATCGTTCCTGTCCCGGCCGATCCGGGCGCACATTTCCGTCATGGAGGCAACCAGATGGATACCCAAGAGCAGACGGCCGAACGCCCGGCCGAGACGGCGCGGCAGACCCGCGCCCAGGCGAACGCCGAGATCCGGACCATCGCCGAGACGGCGGGCCTGTCCCGCGCATGGGCGGATGAACAGATCGACGCCGATGCGACCCCGGAGGATGCGCGCGCCGCAGCCTTCGAGGCGATGCGCACGCGGAGCGTGCAGGCCACGACCCGCACGACGCGGGCCGAAATCGCCTTCGACCATACCGACCCGACGGTGACAGCCGCGCGGGCGGGCGAAGCCCTGTATGCGCGGGCGCATCCCGGACATACCCTTTCCGATGCCGCCCGGCCCTTCGCCTACATGACGACCGTTGACCTTGCGCGCGACTGTCTGCGTCGCGTCGGGGTTTCGATGACGGGCGCGGCGACGGAAACCCTGATCACGCGGGCACTGCATACCACGTCCGACTTCCCGCTGATCCTGGGCGATGCAGTCGGGCGTGAGCTGCGCCGGGCCTATCAGGCCGCGCCGTCCGGCATCCGGCAGCTTGCCCGGCAAGGGACCATCCGCGATTTTCGTCCGAAACGTTCCATCATGTTCGACGAAGCCCCGGAACTGGAAAAGGTTCTCGAAGGGGGCGAGTTCCAACACGGAACGATGGACGAATCGGCCGAGCTCTACAGCCTCGAAACCTTCGGCAAGATTTTCGGAATCTCGCGGCAGGCACTGGTTAACGATGACCTTGGCGCCTTCACGACGATCCCGGGGCGCTTGGGCACTGCCGCCAGTGCCTTCGAGGCGATGCAACTCGCCGCTAAGATAGCGGCGAACCCGCTGATGAGCGACGGGGTGGCCGTCTTCGCCGCGGCCGGGCACGACAACCAAAAGGCCGCGACCTCGACCGGCGAGGGAGTTACCGTCCTCGACGCGATCAAGGCAGACCTTTCCGCCGCCCGTCTGGCGATGCGAAAGCAGACCGGCCTTTCGGGAATGCTGATCGACGTGACCCCGCGCTTCGTTCTGGTCCCGCCTGACCTCGAAACCACGATGGAACAGGCCCTTTCCGAGGTGCAGGCAACCAATACCGACGAAACCAACCCCTTCTCGGCTTTGTCATTGGTGGTGGAGCCTCGCCTTACATCCGATTCACAATGGTATGTTGTGGCCGATCCCGACCTGATTGACGGGCTCGAGTACAGCTACCTCGAAGGAGCGCCCGGCCCGCAGATCGAGACCAAGGTGGGATTCGAGGTAGACGGGGTGCAGATGAAGGTGCGCCTCGACTTTGGTTGCGGATGGCTGGACCATCGCGGCTGGTTCCGGGTTGGCTGA
- a CDS encoding phage portal protein, whose protein sequence is MSAINRILRPASKRSGIEAGGGGRRWQGTPMLGTPQQAALGARGPAKARAAALYLNTAYGNRIVEAWTSAMIGRGYQARSQHPAPGIRRRLNDDFEAMANPILTPLARALVRDGEAFLQVVTEDDGGLRLKLIPADQVDPALTRELGGGARIVAGIEYDAADRVVAFHVLREAPGAPFSTFGETVRVPAADMIHTFDLLFPGQVRGLSWLSPVLLKLRDRDEASDALLMQLKTASLITGFVRDPEGGAAGFDDGASGAQVNVSLEPGAMRILPPGADVTFSQPGQGLAQAVEFLRAQDREIAAGVGLTFEALTGDLGEANYSSARVGLLEFRRRAEMMQKNLIEAQVLRPLWRRWIDTQALAGTIRADGADLADYRHVRFVGPGWAWVDPRNEIEAEIAAIGAGLKSREEVVAGRGRDIDDLDEELARDASRAGEGATA, encoded by the coding sequence ATGTCTGCGATCAACCGTATCCTGCGCCCGGCCTCGAAGCGTTCCGGCATCGAGGCGGGCGGCGGCGGGCGGCGATGGCAGGGCACGCCGATGCTGGGCACCCCGCAACAGGCGGCGCTTGGGGCGCGCGGCCCGGCGAAGGCTCGCGCGGCCGCACTCTACCTCAATACGGCCTACGGCAATAGGATTGTGGAAGCCTGGACAAGCGCGATGATCGGGCGCGGGTATCAGGCGCGCAGCCAGCATCCCGCCCCGGGTATTCGTCGCCGCCTCAACGATGACTTCGAGGCGATGGCCAACCCGATCCTGACGCCGCTCGCCCGCGCCCTGGTGCGCGACGGCGAAGCATTCTTGCAGGTTGTCACCGAAGACGATGGCGGGCTGCGCCTCAAGCTGATCCCGGCCGATCAGGTTGACCCAGCCCTGACGCGCGAGCTGGGCGGCGGCGCCCGGATCGTGGCGGGCATCGAATATGACGCCGCCGACCGCGTGGTGGCCTTCCACGTTCTGCGCGAGGCGCCCGGCGCGCCCTTCTCGACCTTCGGGGAGACGGTGCGCGTGCCCGCCGCCGACATGATCCACACCTTTGACCTGCTGTTTCCCGGGCAGGTGCGCGGCCTGTCATGGCTTTCCCCGGTCCTGCTGAAACTGCGCGACCGCGACGAAGCAAGCGATGCGCTACTGATGCAGCTCAAGACGGCGAGCCTGATCACCGGCTTCGTCCGCGATCCCGAAGGCGGCGCGGCGGGCTTCGATGATGGCGCATCGGGGGCGCAGGTGAATGTCAGCCTTGAGCCCGGCGCGATGCGCATCCTTCCGCCCGGTGCCGATGTGACCTTCTCGCAGCCCGGGCAGGGGCTTGCCCAGGCGGTGGAATTCCTGCGGGCGCAGGATCGGGAAATCGCGGCCGGTGTTGGCCTGACCTTCGAGGCCCTGACCGGCGATCTTGGCGAGGCGAATTATTCTTCCGCCCGCGTGGGTCTTCTCGAATTCCGGCGCCGTGCCGAGATGATGCAGAAGAACCTGATCGAAGCCCAGGTGCTGCGCCCCTTGTGGCGGCGGTGGATCGACACGCAAGCCCTTGCAGGCACGATCCGGGCCGATGGCGCAGATCTCGCCGATTATCGCCATGTCCGCTTCGTCGGGCCGGGCTGGGCCTGGGTTGATCCGCGCAACGAAATCGAGGCCGAGATTGCGGCGATCGGCGCGGGCCTGAAATCCCGCGAGGAGGTGGTGGCCGGGCGCGGCCGGGACATTGACGACCTGGACGAAGAGCTCGCCCGCGATGCGAGCCGCGCAGGCGAAGGAGCGACAGCATGA